A single Anatilimnocola floriformis DNA region contains:
- a CDS encoding hsp70 family protein — translation MDSTLPLEELPSRYVVGIDLGTTNSALCYVDTQEQPWQIRVLSVPQLVAPGQVEPRETLPSSHYQPPTGEVAPGGLKLPWNKNEPATCVGVMARDWGAQVSGRTVSSAKSWLCHTGVDRTADVLPWHAAEDVEKLSPVEASSRYLAHLRDAWNARFKSEPLDKQDVVLTLPASFDEVARELTVQAAARAGLPRVVLIEEPQAAFYAWINKHAANWEERVTPGQKILVCDVGGGTTDFTLIRVRRGEGDRVQFHRVAVGDHLILGGDNFDLALAQHLEQRFTLGTPSKNTGGKLPSRQWDVLLRLSRQLKEEMLADPSPEQRSVSLPSSGSKLIGGSQAIQVTRDEVRQVLVEGFTPQVNLEDKPSARRSGFQEFGLPYASDAAITRYLAAFLTAHRNVALDDVELAKGQDPARPDVLLFNGGAFLSKVLQQRIVDVVTSWFSTPDKPWQPIVLENDRLELAVARGAAYYGMVRRGEGVRIAASLARTYYIGFESEPPSAICLLPGNAEPGQEIVLEKPFQLLVSEPVEFPLYVSSTRLADRPGEVFAVDRDQMTPLPPIRTALKTRRRSERGTVNIKLHAMLTEIGTLDLWCAETGSLPGVPGGERSWRLQFDVRSATQTDLEAHESAAEQEGFIDEQTWQATAQVLENAFGDNSTEKPDSLLKNLTAALELERADWPTSLLRRIWEKLIELEAGRKKSPMHEARWLNLLGYALRPGYGLAVDDWRVAETWRTVQGKLAHAAATSRTESLILWRRIAGGFSAGQQRAIAEPLLALVRQLHKQSTAGGKQTGALSSHDALEALRLLGSLELLPGNVKLELGQLLIDLLPKKKLETIRPALQWTLGRLAARQPLYGPLNTVLAADIAERWLQELFKIELPDAQTTFAVVQLARKTGDRYRDISERARREVLGWLDQQSAAEHTIRLVRDGGALDAEEQSRAFGESLPKGLRLGSP, via the coding sequence ATGGACTCCACCCTTCCCCTTGAAGAACTTCCCAGTCGCTATGTCGTGGGAATCGATCTGGGGACGACCAACTCGGCCCTCTGTTATGTCGACACGCAGGAACAGCCGTGGCAAATCCGCGTGCTGAGCGTGCCGCAACTCGTTGCGCCGGGGCAGGTCGAGCCGCGCGAAACGCTGCCGTCGTCTCACTATCAGCCTCCGACGGGCGAAGTTGCGCCGGGCGGTTTGAAGTTGCCGTGGAATAAAAACGAACCGGCCACCTGCGTCGGGGTGATGGCTCGCGACTGGGGCGCGCAGGTTTCAGGCCGAACCGTTTCCTCGGCGAAGAGCTGGCTCTGCCACACGGGCGTCGATCGGACGGCCGACGTGCTGCCGTGGCATGCTGCCGAAGATGTCGAAAAGCTCTCGCCCGTCGAAGCCAGCAGCCGATACCTCGCCCATCTACGCGATGCCTGGAACGCACGCTTCAAATCGGAGCCGCTCGATAAGCAAGACGTCGTGCTTACGCTGCCGGCGTCGTTCGATGAAGTCGCGCGCGAGCTCACCGTGCAAGCGGCAGCGCGAGCCGGTTTGCCGCGGGTGGTGCTGATCGAGGAACCGCAGGCGGCCTTTTATGCTTGGATCAACAAGCACGCGGCGAACTGGGAAGAACGAGTCACGCCGGGGCAAAAGATTCTGGTCTGCGACGTCGGCGGCGGCACGACCGACTTCACGTTGATCCGCGTTCGCCGCGGCGAAGGAGACCGCGTTCAATTTCATCGCGTCGCCGTCGGCGATCACTTGATCCTCGGCGGTGACAACTTTGATCTGGCCCTCGCGCAGCACTTGGAGCAGCGATTTACTCTCGGTACTCCGAGCAAAAACACAGGGGGCAAGCTGCCATCGCGGCAGTGGGATGTGCTGTTGCGGTTGTCTCGGCAACTCAAAGAGGAGATGCTCGCCGATCCGAGTCCCGAACAGCGGAGCGTGAGTCTCCCCAGCAGCGGCTCGAAGCTGATCGGCGGCAGCCAGGCCATTCAAGTCACGCGCGACGAAGTGCGGCAGGTCCTCGTCGAAGGCTTCACGCCGCAGGTGAATCTCGAAGACAAGCCAAGTGCCCGCCGCAGCGGCTTTCAAGAATTTGGCCTGCCTTACGCGAGTGATGCAGCCATCACGCGCTATCTCGCGGCGTTCCTGACCGCCCATCGCAACGTCGCCCTCGATGATGTGGAACTCGCCAAAGGCCAAGATCCCGCCCGGCCCGATGTGCTGCTGTTCAATGGCGGTGCGTTCCTCTCGAAAGTGCTGCAGCAGCGAATTGTCGATGTCGTAACGAGTTGGTTCAGCACGCCCGACAAGCCGTGGCAACCGATCGTGCTCGAAAACGATCGTCTCGAACTGGCCGTCGCTCGCGGCGCTGCCTACTACGGCATGGTTCGCCGCGGTGAAGGAGTGCGAATCGCGGCTTCACTCGCGCGGACGTATTACATCGGTTTTGAATCGGAACCGCCGAGCGCGATTTGTCTGCTGCCGGGCAATGCCGAGCCGGGGCAAGAGATCGTCCTCGAAAAGCCGTTTCAATTGCTCGTCAGTGAACCAGTTGAGTTCCCGCTGTACGTTTCGAGCACGCGACTCGCCGATCGGCCCGGCGAGGTCTTTGCCGTCGATCGCGACCAAATGACGCCGTTGCCGCCGATTCGCACGGCGCTGAAAACGCGTCGCCGCAGCGAGCGCGGCACCGTGAACATCAAGCTGCACGCGATGCTCACCGAAATCGGTACACTCGACCTGTGGTGCGCCGAAACTGGTTCGTTGCCGGGGGTACCCGGTGGCGAACGGAGTTGGCGGTTGCAGTTCGACGTCCGTTCCGCAACGCAAACCGATCTCGAAGCCCACGAGTCGGCAGCTGAGCAGGAAGGTTTCATCGACGAGCAAACCTGGCAAGCCACCGCGCAGGTTTTGGAAAACGCCTTCGGCGATAACAGCACCGAGAAGCCAGACTCGCTGCTGAAGAACCTCACTGCGGCTCTCGAGCTCGAACGCGCCGATTGGCCGACGTCGCTGCTGCGGCGGATTTGGGAAAAGCTGATCGAACTCGAAGCCGGCCGCAAAAAGTCGCCGATGCACGAAGCTCGCTGGCTCAATCTGCTCGGCTATGCGTTGCGGCCCGGTTACGGCCTGGCCGTCGACGATTGGCGAGTCGCCGAAACCTGGCGAACGGTGCAGGGGAAGCTCGCGCACGCTGCCGCCACCAGTCGCACCGAGTCGCTCATTCTCTGGCGACGCATCGCTGGTGGTTTTTCGGCCGGCCAGCAGCGGGCGATTGCCGAGCCGCTCCTTGCGCTCGTCCGGCAACTTCACAAGCAGAGCACCGCCGGCGGCAAGCAAACCGGCGCACTCAGTTCGCACGACGCGCTCGAAGCGCTGCGGCTGCTCGGTTCGCTCGAACTTCTCCCCGGCAATGTGAAACTCGAACTCGGGCAACTCCTTATCGATCTGCTTCCCAAGAAGAAGCTCGAAACGATTCGCCCCGCGCTGCAATGGACCCTCGGCCGGCTCGCTGCGCGTCAGCCGTTGTACGGGCCGCTCAACACGGTTCTCGCCGCGGACATCGCCGAGCGCTGGCTGCAGGAGCTCTTCAAAATCGAATTGCCCGATGCGCAAACAACCTTCGCCGTCGTGCAACTCGCGCGCAAAACGGGCGATCGCTATCGCGACATTTCGGAACGAGCCCGCCGCGAGGTGCTCGGTTGGCTCGATCAGCAATCGGCAGCCGAACACACCATTCGCTTGGTTCGCGACGGTGGCGCGCTCGATGCCGAAGAGCAATCGCGCGCGTTTGGTGAGAGCTTGCCGAAGGGTTTGCGTTTAGGCTCTCCGTAG
- a CDS encoding mycothiol transferase: protein MPDQTLLAALAEIRGSFLRSLSGVDEEQARWRVAGLANNILWHAGHAYVVVEWLTMGPLGLDPVAPAGWFELFSWESRPAEIPLERFPTLAEIVKQLEAQQQRLQTLFASLGELDLKNAAVDQPDQSVRAVILHGLQDEACHRGEVRLLRKLYALRSPHQ from the coding sequence ATGCCCGATCAGACGCTGCTTGCCGCGCTTGCCGAAATTCGTGGTTCGTTTTTGCGCTCGCTCAGCGGCGTCGATGAAGAGCAAGCTCGCTGGCGAGTGGCTGGCCTGGCCAATAACATTCTCTGGCATGCGGGCCATGCCTACGTCGTCGTCGAATGGCTGACGATGGGCCCGCTCGGCCTCGATCCCGTCGCGCCCGCGGGCTGGTTCGAACTCTTCAGCTGGGAGAGTCGTCCGGCGGAAATTCCGCTAGAGCGTTTTCCCACGCTGGCCGAAATCGTGAAACAGCTGGAAGCCCAGCAACAACGATTGCAAACGTTGTTCGCTTCGCTGGGCGAACTCGATCTGAAAAATGCCGCCGTGGATCAACCCGATCAAAGCGTCCGCGCGGTGATCTTGCACGGCTTGCAGGATGAAGCGTGCCACCGGGGCGAAGTGCGGTTGCTGCGGAAGTTGTACGCACTGCGATCGCCGCACCAGTAG